CCGGTAGAGGCCGAAGGTGCGCTGCGGATCCCGGCCGGCCCGCCGGGCGGCGGTGATCGCGGCCAGGGCCATGCCGATGCCGAGCACGTCGGTGAACATGTGGCCGGCGTCCGAGAGCAGGGCGAGCGACCCGGTGCTCAGCGCGGTCGCCGCCTCGACCACCATCAGGGTGGCGAGCAGGCCGAACGCGCCCCAGAGCCGGCCGGTGTGTCGTCCCGCAGCGTGTGCGAGCCCGCCGTGGTGGTCATGACCTGCGCCCACGCTCCCACCCTCCGTTCCCCGTGCGCTCCCGACCCAATGTATGTTCACATCGCAATATGTGCAAGTAACTGCCGGCAAGGCGCCCGTAACGGATGCGGCTGGAGGTAGCAGGGGTCCCTTGTTACTCATCAATGAGTAACAAGGGACCCCTGCTACCAGCTGAACGCCTTGGGAGGCAGGGGCAGCGCAGGTCAGTCGAGCGGGTCGAGGGTGGTGAGGCGTTGGGTGGCCCGGGAGAGGGCTACGTAGAGGGTCCGTACGCCGGAACCCGGGTCGGCGCGGATCTCACCCGGCGCGACCAGCGCCACCCCGTCGTACTCCATGCCCTTGGCCTGGAGGCTGGTCACCACCTGAAGGCGCGGCGAGTCGAGGTGGGCCAGCCAGCAGGCGACCTCGTCCCGGCGGGGCACCGGAGTGATCACACCCACCGTCCCCGCCACCTCGGCCAGCAGCGCGTCGACCGCCTCGACGGTGCGGGCCGCCAGCTCCGTCGCCGGCACCCGCAGCTCCACCGGGTGCACGCCGGTGGAGCGGACGGCGGTCGGCAGCGGCAGATCCGGGTGGACCGTACGGATCTCGGCCGCCGCGACCGCGAAGATCTCCGCCGAGTTGCGGTAGTTGGTGGTCAGCGTGAACTCGTGCCGCTTGCGCCGGCCGAGCGCCTGCTCCCGGGCCCGGGTCAGCTCCACCGGATCACCGGTCCACGCGGTCTGCGCCGGGTCGCCGACCACCGTCCAGGAGGCTAACCGGCCCCGCCGGCCCAGCATCCGCCACTGCATCGGCGACACGTCCTGCGCCTCGTCGACCACCACGTGCGCGTAGTCGCGGTAGTCGGCCGGGCGCTCCCGGGCCGCCGCCCGCTCGGCGCGCTGCCGGTCCGCGAAGGTGCTCAGCTCGCGTACCCCACCGGCGAGCTGGAACGGGTCGCGTCGGCGGCGGGCCGGCTTCATCGGCTGGCCGAGCAGCGCGTCCAGCTCGTCCAGGAGCGCGATGTCGGCGATGGTCAGCCCATCGCGGTCCAGCGTCCGCCAGGCCGCCGTCAGCACGCGGATCTCCGCGCCGGAGAGGATCCCCTGGGCGTACGCGCGCAGCCGCTCCGGCCGGGCCAGCCAGCCGAGCACGTGGCGCGGGTGCAGGCGCGGCCACCACGCCTTGAGGAACTCGCGGAATTCCGTCCGGTCGACCAGCTCGTCATCGAACAGCCGCTGCTCGGGCAGGCCGGGTACGCCCAGCTTGCGGGCCTGTGCCCAGAGCGCGGCGAAGATTCCGTCGAAGCCGGCCCGGCGCGCCTCGTTGCGGCGGGCGCCCCGGGGCAGCGCCCGGGTGCGGATCGTGTCCAGTTCGGCACGGCTCAATCGGAGCAACTGCCCCCGGTAGAGCAGACGCAGCTCCTCCGGGCCGTCCGGCACCGCGTCCCGGGCGGCCCGTTCCAGTACCCGCCGCATCCGCAGCGAACCCTTGACCGCCGCCACGTCCGGCGGGTCGGTGCGGGTGGCGGACATGCCGGGAAAGAGCGAGCCGAGCGAGTGCAGGGTGGCCGTCTCCTCACCGAGGGACGGCAGCACCGAGGCGATGTACTCGACGAAGACCGTCGACGGGCCGACGACCAGGATCCCGCCCCCGGCGTACCGGCTGCGGTCGGAGTAGAGCAGGTACGCGGCCCGGTGCAGGGCGACCGCCGTCTTGCCGGTGCCCGGACCGCCGGAGACGATCGTCACGCCCGAGCCGGGGGAGCGGATCGCCTCGTCCTGCTCCCGCTGGATGGTGGCGACGATGTCCCGCATCCCCCGTCCGGTGGCCCGGGACAGGGTGGCCAGCAGTGCGCCGTCACCGACCACCGGCATCTCCGGCGGGGCTGCCGCCGGATCGAGCAGGTCGTCCTCGATTCGGGTGACCCGCTCGGCCGAGGACTGGATGGTGCGGCGGCGGACCACGCCCAGCGGCTGCGCCGGGGTGGCCTGGTAGAAAGCCGCCGCGGCCGGGGCCCGCCAGTCCACCACCAGGGTTTCGGCGTTCTCGCCGCGTACGCCGAGTCGACCCACGTGCAGCACCGACCGGTCCCGCAGGTCGAGCCGGCCGAAGACCAGCCCTTCGTGCTCGGCGTCGAGCAGGTGCCGGCGCTGGGCGGCGTGGAAGACCATCGCGTCCCGCTCGACCAGCGCCCCGAAGTTGCCCACCTTGGCCAGCCGGTAGCCCTCGCGTTCGGCTCGGGCGGCCGACTGCCGCAACTCGGCCAGCCGGGCGTACACCCGGTCGAGATGCCGCTGCTCGGCGGCCATCTCCTGCTCGAGGGTGGTCTGGTCGGTCACGCACGAACTCCTGTGCTGTCGGTGGCGGACGGCGCGCGGACCCGCGCCGACCTGACCCGGC
The nucleotide sequence above comes from Micromonospora pallida. Encoded proteins:
- a CDS encoding HelD family protein → MTDQTTLEQEMAAEQRHLDRVYARLAELRQSAARAEREGYRLAKVGNFGALVERDAMVFHAAQRRHLLDAEHEGLVFGRLDLRDRSVLHVGRLGVRGENAETLVVDWRAPAAAAFYQATPAQPLGVVRRRTIQSSAERVTRIEDDLLDPAAAPPEMPVVGDGALLATLSRATGRGMRDIVATIQREQDEAIRSPGSGVTIVSGGPGTGKTAVALHRAAYLLYSDRSRYAGGGILVVGPSTVFVEYIASVLPSLGEETATLHSLGSLFPGMSATRTDPPDVAAVKGSLRMRRVLERAARDAVPDGPEELRLLYRGQLLRLSRAELDTIRTRALPRGARRNEARRAGFDGIFAALWAQARKLGVPGLPEQRLFDDELVDRTEFREFLKAWWPRLHPRHVLGWLARPERLRAYAQGILSGAEIRVLTAAWRTLDRDGLTIADIALLDELDALLGQPMKPARRRRDPFQLAGGVRELSTFADRQRAERAAARERPADYRDYAHVVVDEAQDVSPMQWRMLGRRGRLASWTVVGDPAQTAWTGDPVELTRAREQALGRRKRHEFTLTTNYRNSAEIFAVAAAEIRTVHPDLPLPTAVRSTGVHPVELRVPATELAARTVEAVDALLAEVAGTVGVITPVPRRDEVACWLAHLDSPRLQVVTSLQAKGMEYDGVALVAPGEIRADPGSGVRTLYVALSRATQRLTTLDPLD